CTTATCGTTTAACTGTCAAATGCGATTAAGCGGCATGTCCACGTGCACAGACGTGGACGAGAAAAGATTCGATAATTTTTATTCGTGATTATGAACTAAATAAATTGGTGAAAAACGATTTCAATTCAAGTAATGtttggtttaatttaaaaaaaatatttttttatttttttacttattttatttatttatttattttttttatattttttatttatttttttttattttatgtttttgtttatttaggtGCTTATTCATATGTCATTTTTTCAGTTTATTTCTGTTCAGTATGCAAACTTCCTGaggatttttaaatttaaacacatCGTTGTAGGAATATTCTTTCATTGAAACTTGTATTATTGTATCTTATCTGCATCGTAAAAGAGTCCAATCATAATCCAAGGATTAATATTAAGCCCACTTGGAGGACGTCGGTCTTCACTCAACAGGATCCAGCACTATTCTCAGATTCAAACTGCTTCCTCATAGCAAAAACTCTGTATATATTCGCTTGCCTATTTGTCTCTCCTTTTGGCTTAATGAGCTTCAGGGCCATGCCTGTCTATATCATCACTGAATCATGTTGTAAGGGACACATTGACGCCGAAGACTTGACCTTTAGGTGAACTTGGTATACTTTACAAGGTTCGTGAAAATAGTGCAGTCAGTAAAAAGTGACTTTATGACACTTCCAGCCTGTGTTGGAATCTCGTCCGGATCAATTTCATCTACAGACGCATGCTAGAGACCACGCTAGTCACCACGGCCAGGGAATTTGGTTGTTTCCTGCGACAACTCCTTAAGTCGCAGATAATTCCTATATCTTTAATAATTGTAGATACAAGTTCTAGAGGAAGAACAGCCTCAAGATGCTCtttgtttcaaaaaatttttctgGGAGATTCGATATACAAACTCTATAAACGGTGACCTTTACTAGACATGtgaaacaaatacacacgtTCGATGTAACTTTAATGATGAGATGGTGGTCAATCCAATAGGTGTGCAAAGCCTACCGAAGCATTAGCGGACAGCGCTTTACGCCTGATACTATTGGATTATTTTATTGCCCTTGCTATCTTACCTGCACCTTACCAATGCCTGCATCAGCCCACTAGTGAACTCCGACCGGCAAAGGGATTTAATCGAATCGTTCGTCAAACAGCTGACAAAGTGCCAAGACGCGCCAGTACCCTGTCTGTTCTCCGAAAGGACCAgtaattaagtttaaaaaaagagaagaaagagagataagCTAACCAAAATCGATCTCATCCGGCGAGTAACGGCAACACGTGACTGGCAGGCGATCGAGCCGAAAGGCCTGACCAGTAGCTGACAGGAAACTGTACCCTAACCTGGCAGAAGCTTTCACCGAAAAGTCTTGAGCATGTCCGCGTGTAGTCGCGAACAGTCAGGAAGGCAGGCTATGCGTGTACATACATCAGCTTGCAAGTGAAGCGGTTCAAGGTGCACCGGAATGTGTCCGCCGTGGCTGCCGTGGATGAACGGCGAGCTAGAGTTACATCATCAATATTGACATAATTTtgctaatttaattaaacgtcCCATTGCCGAAGCCCTGAGGACGCCCGGCCCCAGGAGCGGTTGGCCATTTTCGATGAACATCTTGACCCGTACGCAGGTGCTCAGCAGGTGTTTGTGGTGCAGTCAGGCAAAAAGTTGAAGGAAGTGCCCGCGTACCCGGGACTGGTTCGGTtaggtttggtttggtgcCATCGTATCCGGTTCAGTTTTTGGGGGGTTTGGTTTGGCTGTTGGGCGATCGATGCCGTGTTGTTTTAGAATCAATCGTATCGAATCAAACGAACTCATTTCCGCACATTGCACGCGTTAGAGGGCCTGTCCTTCGTCGGAGCGTatcgtttaattaaattagacaacaaaaaaaaaccccaaacagTAATCAAGTGCGAGGAATAAGCAGGAACTTTGGGGACGAGTTGAGCCACTCGATCAAAGCTGCAACACCGCAAGTCTAATCGTTGTGGGACTTGGTGTGTAGAAGGCAATCGTGTCAGTCCGGTCGTCAGCATAACCGATGACGGATGGGTCAAGCATGTGAGCAGTAAACGGCCAAATAGTGGGTTAGTGTCGTACGGACTTTGAGAACCATTCGTGCAGCGATTGCTCCGAGTCCCGGTGTACCTTCGGATCACTGCCGGGTgttggtgtgtgagtgtgcgtttgtgtatgtgtgggcgTGTGTGGGCGCGCCCCCACACAGTGGACAACCGTTGTCTGTTGGCCGGACATCATCTCAAACAACAATCACACGATGAAGAAGGCGACGGAATCGCGCGAGAACCTCGTGAACTCGGCGGTCTCGCTGGAGGATGGTACTACCGAGCCGGTGGACGATCATCCTTCAATGCTGCGCTCGCTGAAGAGTGCCATGTCTGAGTTTGACCTCGAAATCCAGGATATAGTGCTGACGAAAACTGAGAAGCGTTTCTTGCTCAGCGCGGAACGGGGTGATTGCGCAACCGTAAGAAGGTAAAGTCTGGTTGGTGCCGGTGGGATATCGAGTGCCCGGTAGGGCACGCGAAGCTAATCCGCTTTAGTACAGTGCAAATACACGCATGGAGTAGCGCTTGTGCTGGAGACGGTTCATGGTTGTGTACCCATAAAGACTTAAGAAAACCAAGGCTCTTCGGACTAAAGATTGTGGAtggaataaaaaggcaataccATCAACAATGCTCCTTACAATCAAACAACTCAGTTGCACATTTATTTAGTCTTCAAACGATCAATGTTCAAACCAAGGAGATACAGTGCTGGTAATCAAACTTCAGACTGCTAGCAACTAAATCCCAACCTGGAGTTTCCGGGGAGTTTCGCCTTACCGGTAGCAAATTACAACTCATTCCTTTTCTAGGTTAACTTACCTTTCGCCGGTCACGCTAATTATATTTAGCGCTACATGTCAGCTTTAAAGAATCCTAACCGTTAAGAAAACAGTTCTGCCAAAAACTGGACATGGAGCCCGTACAAGTTGCCAATAGTAGGCATTGTATGAGTGGTtagccttttttttaaacttccaGCTTACATAAAACGTGAGTCCCCCAGGGCACATTAACTACCTCCGTATTTGGACATCCGATTCCTTGCCACATCACGCCATACTGCGGCTGTCGGCTTAGAGATGTCTCATAGTTTTTATGCACTCCTCAAAATAGGTGAAGGTTAAGCAGGGAGGGGTTTTTGCGGGCTTGTCACGAATCGGTAGTTACCACAGATTGTCGCTTGCTTGATGTTGTCGATTGTTTAAATATatacaccatcaccatccaGTTCCATCGCGCCCGTTATGTAATTGTAACACTTTCTTTTCGCCTCGTCAGAATCATCCAAGAAAATAGGGAACAGCCGGAGGAGTTTGACATTAACTGTGTTGACCCGCTCAACCGCTCCGCCCTGATAGCGGCCATTGAAAACGAGAACATCGAGCTGATCAATTTGCTGTTACGGGAAGGTATCAAAGTCAAGGTAGGTCCCCCGGTGGTGGGAATTCTGTTAATCTCCCGTACGGTAATCGAACGTCGTTTGAGGAATTAAGGTGCTTTGCTCGTCCCGGATTGTTGCTACCGGGCAAACGCCAGCGGATCGATCACGGACGACGGGCTCCTGGAAAGATTACGAATGTACACGTTTGCGTTCCAGTTGCAATTGGTTTTTTCTCCCCCTCTTTTGCTTCCAGGATGCACTGCTGCACGCTATTAAGGAGGAGTACGTCGAGGCGGTGGAAACGCTATTACTGTGGGAGGAGGAAAACCATGTACCGGGCGAACCCTACGTAAGGATTTGCTCACTAAACCGAGACGCATGCCGGGCAATGATTAGCCTGCCTTTGTCGCCGCTTACTGTAGCgccgtttttattttgatctTCACAGAGCTGGGAAGCGGTCGACCGGTCCTCGTCATCGTTCACCGCCGACATAACACCCCTGATACTGGCGGCCCACAAAAACAATTATGAGATTTTGAAAATTCTGCTCGACCGCGGTGCGACACTGCCGATGCCGCATGACGTACGGTAGGTTATTCGCATGGGAAGTAAGGGGAATTCGTCCGAATTGCACGTAGGAGGTGATTAACTGCACACCTTGTCCTGGTCTCTAGCTCAAACATGAAGGGCAGAGCGATTCGTTTGAGCTCGATGCAAGATTGctggaaaacgaaacaactcGCCGATGCAAATTAGATGCAATTAATTATGCCCACGCACACTCCGTGTCACATTTGGAGAGCAGCGAAACATTTAtgtttcttcaattttttGGGCCCCATTTTGTAAAGGCCACGGAACGGAGTTTGGtctaaaatttatttcccGACGGGGTTTATCTCTCTCTGTAACAGGTGTGGCTGTGACGAGTGTGTTACCTCGAGCGAGCAGGACTCTCTACGCCATTCCCAGTCACGCATCAATGCGTACAAGGCTCTTTCGTCCAGCTCCCTGATAGCGCTCAGCTCAAAGGACCCCATCTCGACGGCATTCCATCTGTCGTGGGAGTTGCGGCGGCTCAGTCGTATGGAGACGGAGTTCCGGGCCGAGTACACGGTAAGTACCGTAGCAACGTAGATAGCCTAAACCATACCGATGGTAATCGTTTTCCGCCCCATTTTTCCGCCCCGTCACAGCAAATGCGCCTAGCGGCGCAAGAATTTGCGACGGCACTGCTCGACCATGCCCGCACTTCCAACGAACTGGAGATCATGCTCAACTATAGCCCAGGGGCGGTGGATAACTGGGAACCGGGTGAGAGGCAAACGCTGGAACGGTTGAAGCTTGCCCTAAACCATAAGCAGAAGATGGTACGAATCGGTTCTCAAACGTCTACGTGAGCGCATCTTAAACATAACCACTGTTCGTTTCTCCCTAGTTTGTCGCACATCCGAACGTACAGCAGCTGTTGGCTGCTATCTGGTACGAGGGCCTGCCCGGTTTCCGTCGCAAATCCATCGTGGGGCAGATAATGCAGGTGGCCAAGCTGGGCACCATGTTCCCGGTGTACAGCATGATCTACATGATCGCACCCAACTCGGACATGGGCCTGTTTATGAAGAAACCGTTCGTGAAGTTCATCGTACACTCTGCTAGCTACGCGTTCTTTCTAAGTATGTTGCCTTGGAGATCATTCGAGCTTCGATTCGATATCTAATGAGCACATTTGGTTATACTAGTGCTGCTTGGTGGTGCTTCGCAACGGGTTGAATATCTTGCGATTGAATGGTTTGGACCGGACTGGGCACAGGACATACTGGCGGAATGGAAACGCAAGGAACGAGGCTCCCTACCCGGGATGTTTGAATGTCTGGTGATACTGTACATTATAAGTAAGCGTGTTTATGGAGTTTCCTATAGGGCCTCGACTTAATTTATCCTCCCGCTCCTCAAGGTTTGATATGGCATGAGATGAAGTCGTTGTGGAACGATGGACTGATGGAGTACGTGTCCGATCTGTGGAACATCGTCGACTTCATCTCCAACACGTTCTACATCGTGTGGATGAGTCTGCGCTTCACTTCCTGGTATACGGTTTGGGTAAGTGGCGAACAGTtgggtttttttccaaatCTTGAAGTTAACCCATTAAATCTCCTCCCTTACTAACAGCGTGACGCGAAAGCCGGCCTTAATCCCTGGTATCCTCGCGAACAGTGGGACCCGTTCGATCCGATGTTACTGTCCGAGGGTGCATTCGCCGCCGGGATGATCTTCTCCTTTCTCAAGCTGGTCCACATCTTCTCGATCAATCCCCATCTCGGACCGCTGCAGGTGTCACTCGGCCGTATGATAATCGACATCATCAAGTTCTTCTTCATCTACACGCTGGTACTGTTTGCGTTTGGCTGCGGCCTGAACCAACTGCTCTGGTACTACGCGGTGCTGGAGAAGAACAAATGCTACCACCTTCCGAGCGGCCTGCCGGACTTTGACAACAATGAAAAGGCTTGCGCCATATGGAGACGGTTTGCCAACCTTTTCGAAACGTCGCAGTCACTGTTCTGGGCATCGTTCGGTTTGGTCGATCTGATGGCGTTCGAACTGAGCGGCATCAAGAGCTTCACGCGGTTTTGGGCACTGCTGATGTTCGGTTCGTACAGTGTGATCAACATTATCGTACTGCTGAATATGCTGATTGCCATGATGAGCAACTCATACCAGATTATATCGGTACGTTTCGCGTGAATGAATCACCAATTTGGGACGCATGCTTACCTACAAATGCTCTCGCTCGCCTTACAGGAACGCTCCGACACTGAGTGGAAGTTTGCCCGGTCACGGTTGTGGATGAGTTACTTCGAGGATGGTGATACGCTACCGCCACCATTCAATCTGTTTCCCTCCATCAAAAACTTTACCAACCTATGCAAATGTTCGAACGATAAACGGTCCACGACGAGTATTATTGTAAGTTGGctaaatttaatattcttcTTGTTGTCGAAAGTCCCGTTTTGCAAAACCCCAATCCTTGGAATCGATTGGAATATGTTGACAA
This window of the Anopheles moucheti chromosome X, idAnoMoucSN_F20_07, whole genome shotgun sequence genome carries:
- the LOC128306313 gene encoding transient receptor potential protein, whose protein sequence is MKKATESRENLVNSAVSLEDGTTEPVDDHPSMLRSLKSAMSEFDLEIQDIVLTKTEKRFLLSAERGDCATVRRIIQENREQPEEFDINCVDPLNRSALIAAIENENIELINLLLREGIKVKDALLHAIKEEYVEAVETLLLWEEENHVPGEPYSWEAVDRSSSSFTADITPLILAAHKNNYEILKILLDRGATLPMPHDVRCGCDECVTSSEQDSLRHSQSRINAYKALSSSSLIALSSKDPISTAFHLSWELRRLSRMETEFRAEYTQMRLAAQEFATALLDHARTSNELEIMLNYSPGAVDNWEPGERQTLERLKLALNHKQKMFVAHPNVQQLLAAIWYEGLPGFRRKSIVGQIMQVAKLGTMFPVYSMIYMIAPNSDMGLFMKKPFVKFIVHSASYAFFLMLLGGASQRVEYLAIEWFGPDWAQDILAEWKRKERGSLPGMFECLVILYIISLIWHEMKSLWNDGLMEYVSDLWNIVDFISNTFYIVWMSLRFTSWYTVWRDAKAGLNPWYPREQWDPFDPMLLSEGAFAAGMIFSFLKLVHIFSINPHLGPLQVSLGRMIIDIIKFFFIYTLVLFAFGCGLNQLLWYYAVLEKNKCYHLPSGLPDFDNNEKACAIWRRFANLFETSQSLFWASFGLVDLMAFELSGIKSFTRFWALLMFGSYSVINIIVLLNMLIAMMSNSYQIISERSDTEWKFARSRLWMSYFEDGDTLPPPFNLFPSIKNFTNLCKCSNDKRSTTSIIKRNREKAQRRHENVMKLLVRRYVTAEQRKRDDFGITEDDVMEIRQDISTLRYELIDILHQNGMRTPNLKPNENAIAGKKGRVMERRILKDFQIGFVEGILQDTYSSPNEKPADVFSTIAKAIGNKSSTKKKKPEDWNALVRRSTVARDPIGNSTEAIMRRSRQSLRKQILDNSEKGLEMDTDHLVEYNPKLSEVTPVTRVAYVKFMTTKMKKDAADVAASGSETTSFENERRQSWKRSSLKNLVDMKDKISNLEAGVEGEKPEQEPPVEVVPKAVVIVEEPKQEETTAVVQPTEEVRVAPVETRPKVRVRSPIIEDPNEEREDTPSCVSPPPAEPIPERPVSPIPPHSPPLERHPVPEVESPSPPPAKPEVMAPAAKPSEVAARCQDTLSPTASTKSTDSRPKVATPSKKPSERLTLSPSPTGTEDTGPAASPSNRGKSKSTGRNLGGWI